In Balneola sp., one genomic interval encodes:
- a CDS encoding RNA polymerase subunit sigma-70, giving the protein MRNSQPKILEKPLIKEAELIERITLQDEAAFKELVNTHKDRVYNTCLGFLRSPQDAEDVAQEVFIQVFDSINTFRGESSLSTWIYRIAVTKSLELIRYKKREKRSGFFKAISSVFSEPDEQEDVSAYMHPGIQLENKQRAEVLFAEIEKLTEKQRVAFTLQKVEGLSYQEVADVMELKLPAVESLIYRAKENLKKQLHSYYQQNELD; this is encoded by the coding sequence ATGAGAAATTCACAACCAAAAATTCTAGAAAAACCTCTAATCAAAGAAGCTGAATTAATAGAGCGGATTACTTTGCAAGACGAGGCAGCTTTTAAAGAGCTGGTGAACACGCATAAAGATCGGGTTTATAACACCTGCCTTGGATTTTTACGAAGTCCACAGGATGCTGAAGATGTAGCGCAGGAAGTATTTATTCAGGTTTTTGATTCCATTAATACATTTAGAGGAGAGTCTTCACTCTCAACTTGGATCTACCGGATTGCAGTTACAAAATCGCTGGAACTCATTCGATACAAAAAACGAGAAAAGCGATCTGGATTTTTTAAGGCTATCAGTTCTGTGTTTTCTGAACCGGATGAGCAGGAAGATGTATCTGCATATATGCATCCCGGCATTCAGCTTGAAAATAAACAGCGTGCAGAAGTTTTATTTGCTGAAATTGAAAAACTAACCGAGAAGCAACGAGTGGCCTTCACCTTACAAAAAGTAGAAGGTCTGAGTTATCAGGAAGTAGCGGACGTGATGGAGCTAAAATTACCGGCAGTAGAATCTTTGATTTATCGAGCTAAAGAAAACCTTAAGAAACAACTGCATTCTTATTATCAACAAAACGAATTGGACTAA
- a CDS encoding aldo/keto reductase, which translates to MKYRFLGRSGLKVSALSFGSWVTFGEQVDTDLAYNQMKTAYDAGVNFFDNAEAYEAGKSETIMGEVIKKAEWKRSDLVLSTKIFWGGEGPNDQGLSAKHIKEGTEASLKRLQTDYVDLIFCHRPDLYTPIEETVWAMSQVIQEGKALYWGTSEWSADQIRKAYDFAKENHLRPPLMEQPEYNMFKRDKVEQEFSSLYEDIGLGTTIWSPLASGLLTGKYNDGIPEGSRLDLEKYSWLRKKLLETEEGKEKLRKVEKLATVSDEIGVPMPQLALAWCLNNKDVSTVITGASSVEQVEQNMKTMDIIDKVDEEVITKIEEILDNKPKKPTDWRR; encoded by the coding sequence ATGAAATATCGATTTTTGGGACGATCAGGACTTAAAGTATCCGCATTATCTTTTGGATCATGGGTGACTTTTGGTGAGCAGGTTGACACCGACCTTGCTTATAATCAGATGAAAACAGCTTACGACGCCGGGGTTAACTTTTTTGACAATGCCGAGGCTTATGAAGCGGGAAAGTCTGAGACGATTATGGGGGAAGTCATCAAAAAAGCAGAATGGAAACGATCTGACCTGGTGCTTTCCACCAAGATATTTTGGGGCGGGGAAGGACCAAATGATCAAGGACTTTCGGCCAAGCACATTAAGGAAGGAACAGAAGCTTCCCTGAAAAGACTACAAACTGATTATGTAGATCTCATTTTTTGTCACCGTCCGGATTTATACACCCCAATTGAAGAAACTGTTTGGGCCATGAGTCAGGTGATTCAGGAAGGTAAAGCGCTATACTGGGGAACCAGCGAATGGAGTGCGGATCAAATTCGCAAAGCCTATGATTTTGCAAAAGAAAATCACCTCCGCCCGCCGCTGATGGAGCAACCTGAATACAATATGTTTAAGCGAGACAAAGTAGAACAGGAGTTTTCTTCACTTTATGAAGATATTGGGCTGGGAACTACTATTTGGAGTCCTCTTGCCAGTGGACTGCTCACCGGAAAATACAACGATGGTATTCCCGAGGGTTCTCGTCTTGATCTCGAGAAATACAGCTGGCTTCGTAAAAAGCTCCTTGAAACCGAAGAAGGAAAAGAGAAGCTTAGAAAAGTAGAAAAACTGGCTACTGTTTCAGATGAAATCGGAGTGCCTATGCCTCAACTAGCATTAGCTTGGTGCCTCAATAATAAGGACGTGAGCACGGTTATTACGGGTGCTTCTTCTGTGGAACAGGTAGAACAGAATATGAAAACGATGGACATTATCGATAAAGTTGATGAAGAGGTCATTACCAAAATCGAAGAAATCCTCGACAACAAGCCTAAAAAACCAACTGACTGGAGACGATAA
- the hemA gene encoding glutamyl-tRNA reductase, which yields MRFSAIGISHWKSEVSIRELFYLDNHRRELLDFHTKEIPGGVMMLDTCNRTELYAFCDPEVLISALCKATNTEPEFFEDHGYIYEEDEAYNHLFQVGTGLDSQVLGDVQVIQQVKKAYKQSKEKGLSGEFHQLVQSVFRAHKRSRTETDFGRGTASVGFAATQLALEHFKDLSEIKVLLVGAGKMGKVSCKNLVSNGAEHISVVNRTIDRAKELASSFDIKAHAFSELEDEIKKADLVIAATGARKPILHPEHFEGVERHQLVLDLSVPRNVDPKVAEVANVTLVDMDSIHEANKKALDKREKAIPKIKGIIEEEKKDFLNSVHRSRYLLPRIKEIDHRLSDITDSELERMKHKMDKKSYAQMEEVTRRIKKKIMAIHIDRIDKEFEKAQNEA from the coding sequence ATGAGGTTTAGTGCAATAGGTATTTCTCACTGGAAAAGTGAGGTTTCTATTCGTGAATTATTTTATTTAGACAATCATCGACGAGAGCTGCTGGATTTCCATACTAAAGAAATTCCAGGAGGTGTGATGATGCTGGATACCTGCAACCGTACTGAACTATATGCCTTTTGTGATCCTGAAGTGCTAATTTCCGCACTTTGTAAAGCAACCAATACGGAGCCTGAGTTTTTTGAAGATCATGGGTATATCTATGAAGAAGACGAAGCTTACAATCATCTTTTTCAGGTAGGAACTGGACTCGATTCTCAGGTTTTAGGTGACGTTCAGGTTATACAGCAGGTTAAAAAAGCCTATAAGCAGTCCAAAGAGAAAGGCCTTTCCGGAGAATTTCATCAATTAGTACAATCCGTTTTCCGGGCACACAAACGGAGCCGTACTGAAACAGATTTCGGGAGAGGCACAGCTTCTGTTGGGTTTGCAGCAACACAACTTGCACTGGAGCATTTTAAAGATCTGAGTGAGATAAAAGTTTTACTGGTTGGCGCAGGTAAGATGGGTAAAGTGTCCTGCAAAAACCTTGTTTCTAACGGTGCTGAGCATATTTCCGTAGTGAACCGGACAATAGATCGCGCTAAGGAACTCGCCTCATCTTTTGATATTAAAGCACATGCATTTTCTGAACTCGAAGATGAAATTAAAAAAGCAGATTTAGTTATAGCTGCAACAGGCGCAAGAAAACCCATACTTCATCCGGAGCATTTTGAAGGGGTCGAAAGACACCAGCTTGTACTCGATTTAAGCGTTCCGCGTAATGTAGATCCAAAAGTAGCCGAAGTAGCCAATGTTACACTGGTGGATATGGATTCCATTCACGAAGCCAATAAAAAAGCACTGGATAAAAGAGAGAAGGCAATTCCAAAGATTAAGGGAATTATAGAAGAAGAGAAGAAGGACTTTCTAAACTCGGTGCATCGCTCTCGATATCTGCTGCCAAGAATTAAAGAAATTGATCATCGTTTGAGTGATATTACTGATTCGGAATTGGAGCGAATGAAGCACAAAATGGATAAAAAGTCATACGCCCAAATGGAGGAAGTAACTCGTCGTATCAAAAAGAAAATAATGGCCATTCATATCGACCGAATCGACAAAGAATTCGAAAAGGCCCAGAATGAAGCTTAA
- a CDS encoding hydroxymethylbilane synthase, whose product MKLKIGTRKSKLALWQAELVSKKLNELGVETELVEIESFGDKEQDLPIHKLGDKGVFTKALDEALIKGEVDLAVHSLKDVPTVFIDELHLVAVLERGNPSDVIVKPLDEKEADIRTIATGSIRRTAFWKNRFPSDEVVGLRGNVPTRVQKVDSSDWHGGIFAYAGLERIGLDQRISEVLDWMIPAPSQGAVGIVARKDTDHQDIFDRLNHKETRICVNIERAFLNELEAGCSSPVGAHASIKKDVLHFEGAVLALDGSRRMDVEREIPVSEATAAKGKEWAKILKQDGAVDLLTHRSDDA is encoded by the coding sequence ATGAAGCTTAAAATTGGCACACGCAAAAGTAAATTAGCCTTATGGCAGGCGGAGTTGGTCAGTAAAAAGCTGAATGAACTCGGTGTGGAAACGGAGCTTGTCGAGATTGAATCTTTTGGTGATAAGGAGCAGGATCTTCCCATCCACAAACTGGGCGACAAAGGAGTTTTCACAAAAGCTCTGGACGAAGCCTTAATCAAAGGTGAAGTAGATCTAGCAGTCCATTCCCTGAAAGACGTACCTACTGTTTTTATAGATGAACTGCATCTGGTAGCTGTGCTGGAAAGAGGTAACCCGAGTGATGTTATTGTAAAACCCTTAGATGAAAAAGAAGCTGACATTCGAACAATTGCTACGGGAAGTATCAGAAGGACAGCCTTTTGGAAAAATCGATTTCCTAGTGATGAGGTTGTTGGCTTGAGAGGGAATGTCCCAACCCGTGTTCAAAAGGTGGATTCAAGTGACTGGCACGGCGGTATTTTTGCCTATGCGGGATTAGAACGAATTGGTCTTGACCAACGAATCAGTGAAGTGCTTGACTGGATGATTCCGGCACCCTCGCAGGGAGCCGTGGGGATAGTTGCCCGGAAGGATACCGATCATCAGGATATTTTTGACCGGCTGAATCATAAAGAAACACGAATTTGCGTAAATATTGAACGTGCCTTTTTGAATGAATTGGAGGCAGGTTGTTCTTCACCGGTCGGGGCACATGCTTCCATCAAAAAAGACGTATTGCATTTCGAAGGCGCTGTACTTGCTTTGGATGGATCTCGCCGCATGGATGTGGAACGTGAAATCCCGGTATCTGAAGCCACAGCAGCAAAAGGAAAAGAGTGGGCTAAAATATTGAAACAAGACGGAGCGGTTGACTTGTTAACTCATCGAAGTGACGATGCATAA
- the hemE gene encoding uroporphyrinogen decarboxylase, producing MAFPELKNRLLLDTLEGKETERPPVWMMRQAGRYLPEYMEIKKKYGFFERVETPELACEITIQPIDIVGTDAAILFSDILVLIQCLDIEVQLKPGFGPYLPDPIRTVEQVKNLNIIPAEEQLSYVYDALTLTRKTLDGRVPLIGFAGAPWTLFCYLVEGQGSKTFSTAKSFLFSEPEAAQKLLEVMTDQTIQYLHNQVKAGAQVLQVFESWAAALGPDDFRTLALPHLKRIASEDYGVPLIMFCKDAEWSYPHFADTNVTGFGVGWGCTPEHARQYAGDKIVQGNFDPSKLLMSPDKIEAEATEMLKRFGKGNYVANLGHGILPNVPVENAKRFVDTVKNFRY from the coding sequence ATGGCATTTCCTGAATTGAAAAACCGATTATTACTGGATACGCTGGAAGGCAAAGAGACCGAGCGCCCCCCGGTTTGGATGATGCGCCAAGCAGGGCGTTATCTCCCTGAGTATATGGAGATTAAAAAGAAGTACGGCTTTTTTGAGCGGGTGGAAACGCCGGAGTTGGCATGTGAAATAACGATTCAGCCTATCGACATTGTGGGTACCGATGCCGCTATTTTATTTTCGGATATTCTGGTTTTGATTCAATGTTTAGATATTGAAGTACAGTTGAAGCCCGGCTTTGGTCCTTATTTACCAGATCCAATCAGAACCGTGGAGCAGGTGAAGAATCTAAATATCATTCCTGCTGAAGAACAGCTCAGCTATGTATATGATGCCTTAACTTTGACTCGTAAAACACTGGATGGACGAGTTCCACTTATTGGTTTTGCCGGAGCACCGTGGACACTCTTTTGTTATTTGGTGGAAGGTCAGGGATCCAAAACTTTTTCAACGGCTAAGTCTTTCTTGTTTTCTGAACCGGAGGCCGCACAAAAGCTGCTGGAAGTGATGACGGATCAAACGATTCAGTATTTACATAATCAGGTGAAAGCCGGCGCACAAGTGCTTCAGGTATTTGAATCATGGGCAGCAGCATTAGGGCCGGATGATTTTAGAACGCTGGCACTCCCTCACTTAAAAAGAATAGCTTCAGAAGATTATGGTGTTCCGTTGATCATGTTTTGTAAAGATGCTGAATGGAGCTACCCGCATTTTGCAGATACAAATGTGACCGGCTTTGGTGTCGGTTGGGGATGTACTCCGGAGCATGCCAGACAGTATGCCGGAGACAAAATCGTCCAAGGAAATTTTGATCCCTCTAAGCTTTTGATGAGTCCTGATAAAATTGAAGCTGAAGCAACAGAGATGCTGAAGCGATTCGGAAAAGGAAATTACGTAGCCAATTTAGGGCATGGTATTTTACCAAACGTCCCTGTTGAAAATGCCAAACGATTTGTAGATACCGTTAAGAATTTTAGATATTAA
- a CDS encoding oxygen-dependent coproporphyrinogen oxidase: MSNLLTSKKEEFSQYVSDVQQHICDELEAVDGTQKFLIEDWEREGFGGGSTRIIADGDVIEKGGVNVSAVGGPLPEAMQKKFEVPESEFFATGVSLVIHPRNPFVPTVHANYRYFELYDKESGELKDQWFGGGADLTPYYLFPEDAKHFHKVHKEVCDQFDDEYYSTFKAECDTYFYNHHRDESRGIGGLFFDYQRPNENRSANDLYEFGKAAGYAFTDAYVPIMKKHKDHEYTEEHRKWQEIRRGRYVEFNLIHDRGTLFGLKTKGRIESILMSLPPKVQWVYDHHPEPGSPEAELVEHLKPIDWINY, encoded by the coding sequence ATGTCTAACCTATTGACCTCCAAAAAAGAAGAATTTAGTCAGTACGTCAGTGATGTTCAGCAGCATATCTGTGACGAATTGGAAGCGGTGGATGGTACGCAAAAATTTCTAATCGAAGATTGGGAACGTGAAGGGTTTGGTGGCGGAAGCACACGGATTATCGCTGACGGTGATGTGATTGAAAAGGGGGGAGTGAATGTATCAGCTGTAGGCGGACCACTTCCGGAAGCCATGCAGAAGAAGTTTGAAGTCCCTGAATCTGAATTTTTTGCCACGGGAGTCTCGCTGGTAATTCATCCCCGAAATCCGTTTGTACCTACTGTTCACGCAAACTACCGCTATTTTGAACTGTATGATAAAGAATCGGGCGAGCTCAAAGATCAGTGGTTTGGCGGTGGGGCTGATTTAACGCCTTATTATTTATTTCCTGAGGACGCTAAGCACTTTCATAAAGTTCATAAGGAAGTGTGTGATCAGTTTGATGACGAATATTACAGTACTTTTAAGGCCGAGTGCGATACCTATTTCTACAATCATCACCGAGACGAAAGCCGGGGAATAGGTGGGTTATTTTTTGATTATCAGCGCCCGAACGAAAATCGTTCTGCTAATGATTTATATGAATTCGGCAAAGCGGCCGGATATGCATTTACCGATGCTTACGTTCCCATCATGAAAAAGCATAAAGATCATGAATACACGGAAGAGCACCGCAAGTGGCAGGAAATCCGTCGTGGCCGATATGTAGAGTTCAATCTGATTCACGATCGTGGTACTTTGTTTGGGTTAAAGACCAAAGGACGGATTGAATCAATATTGATGAGTTTGCCACCAAAGGTACAATGGGTGTATGATCACCATCCGGAACCGGGAAGTCCGGAAGCGGAATTAGTGGAACACCTGAAACCGATTGACTGGATTAATTATTAA
- a CDS encoding porphobilinogen synthase, translating to MKYPTTRLRRNRQSESIRSMVQENRLHPSDFIAPIFIVEGENQKEEIASMPGYYRYSLDSLKVELDELIEVGIQSVLLFVKVPDSKKDNEGTEALNDQGLMQKSVRFIKENYPDLLVMTDVAMDPYSSYGHDGIVEDGEIVNDPSVEVLAKMAVSHAKAGADMVAPSDMMDGRIGAMREALDKAGFENTGIMAYSAKYASSYYGPFRDALDSAPGFGDKKTYQMNPANVEEALREVELDIEEGADIVMVKPGLPYLDVVRAVKQNFNIPVSVYNVSGEYAMIKAAAEKGWLNEEEAMMEALLGFKRAGADLIATYFAKDAAKIINRQ from the coding sequence ATGAAATACCCTACTACCCGACTTAGAAGAAATCGACAATCAGAATCTATCCGTAGTATGGTGCAGGAAAATCGCCTTCATCCTTCTGATTTCATTGCCCCGATTTTTATTGTAGAAGGGGAGAATCAGAAAGAAGAAATTGCCAGCATGCCTGGATATTATCGTTATTCGCTCGATTCATTGAAGGTTGAGTTAGACGAACTAATCGAAGTTGGTATTCAATCGGTTCTTTTGTTTGTAAAGGTACCGGATTCCAAAAAAGATAACGAAGGCACTGAAGCTCTGAATGATCAGGGGTTGATGCAGAAATCGGTTCGCTTCATCAAAGAGAATTATCCTGATTTATTGGTGATGACGGATGTAGCCATGGATCCATATTCGTCTTACGGGCATGATGGAATTGTAGAAGATGGCGAGATTGTGAACGATCCATCGGTAGAAGTTCTTGCGAAGATGGCGGTGAGTCATGCCAAAGCCGGTGCCGATATGGTAGCTCCCTCCGACATGATGGACGGAAGAATTGGGGCAATGAGAGAAGCTCTTGATAAAGCCGGTTTCGAAAACACCGGTATTATGGCGTACAGTGCCAAATATGCTTCATCTTATTATGGGCCTTTCCGGGATGCACTTGATTCTGCTCCGGGATTTGGGGATAAAAAAACCTATCAAATGAATCCGGCCAATGTAGAAGAAGCTCTGCGAGAAGTGGAATTAGATATTGAAGAAGGAGCCGATATCGTAATGGTGAAACCCGGACTTCCTTATCTGGATGTAGTCCGTGCCGTAAAGCAGAATTTCAATATTCCGGTTTCAGTTTATAACGTATCCGGTGAGTATGCGATGATAAAAGCGGCTGCTGAAAAAGGCTGGCTGAATGAAGAAGAAGCCATGATGGAAGCACTACTTGGATTTAAAAGAGCCGGTGCTGATTTGATAGCCACATATTTTGCAAAGGACGCAGCCAAAATCATAAATAGACAGTAG
- the hemL gene encoding glutamate-1-semialdehyde-2,1-aminomutase: protein MDYPKSKELFERASKVIPGGVNSPVRAFNSVGGTPIFITKAKGSYLWDEEGNRYIDLISSWGPMLLGHAEPDVIKAVQQTAENSTSFGAPTRLEVEMAELITSSVPGVDKVRMVNSGTEATMSAIRVARGYTGKNKIIKFKGNYHGHGDSFLIEAGSGALTMGEPSSPGVTEGTAKDTLNAHYNDLESVKKLAEANKGDVAAIILEPIAGNMGCIPPKEGFLEGLRELCDEQDIVLIFDEVMTGFRVDFQGAQKVYGVTADMVTYGKIIGAGLPVGAYGGKEKIMDYVAPTGPVYQAGTLSGNPLAMAAGYTLLKKLKDNPNVYEELEKKSQILATGITKILDEQNIPHAMNRVGSMIGVFYCEGPVETFDDANKTDKELFGKIFHGMLKRGVHLPPSPFEAFFLSNSLTTEDLSFVLTAFEETIKEIK, encoded by the coding sequence ATGGATTATCCAAAGAGCAAAGAACTATTCGAACGAGCATCTAAAGTCATTCCGGGTGGAGTGAATTCTCCGGTTCGGGCCTTCAACAGTGTGGGAGGAACCCCCATATTTATCACCAAAGCGAAGGGTTCTTATCTGTGGGATGAAGAAGGAAACCGCTACATCGATTTGATTAGTTCTTGGGGACCCATGCTTTTAGGTCATGCCGAACCTGATGTGATTAAAGCGGTTCAACAAACAGCAGAAAACTCCACCTCTTTTGGAGCACCAACCCGACTAGAAGTTGAAATGGCTGAGCTGATTACAAGTTCAGTTCCGGGTGTTGATAAAGTACGTATGGTGAATTCCGGAACCGAGGCTACCATGAGCGCCATTCGTGTGGCCCGAGGCTATACCGGTAAAAACAAGATTATTAAGTTCAAGGGCAACTACCATGGACATGGCGATTCTTTTCTGATTGAAGCCGGAAGTGGGGCATTGACGATGGGCGAACCCAGCAGTCCCGGAGTGACAGAGGGAACGGCCAAAGATACTCTAAATGCCCATTATAATGATCTCGAATCCGTGAAAAAGCTGGCAGAAGCCAATAAGGGTGATGTTGCTGCCATTATTCTGGAGCCGATTGCAGGTAATATGGGATGCATTCCTCCCAAGGAAGGTTTCTTAGAAGGACTTCGTGAGCTTTGCGATGAGCAGGATATCGTCCTCATTTTTGATGAAGTAATGACCGGGTTTCGGGTTGATTTCCAGGGAGCCCAAAAAGTATATGGTGTTACCGCAGATATGGTAACCTATGGAAAAATAATTGGAGCCGGACTTCCTGTAGGAGCCTATGGCGGGAAAGAAAAGATCATGGATTATGTAGCGCCAACCGGACCTGTTTATCAGGCGGGAACGCTATCCGGAAATCCCTTAGCAATGGCGGCAGGGTATACTTTGCTTAAGAAGCTCAAAGACAATCCAAACGTATATGAAGAGCTGGAAAAGAAGTCGCAGATTTTGGCTACCGGGATTACTAAGATTTTAGATGAACAGAATATCCCACATGCGATGAATCGTGTGGGGTCAATGATTGGGGTTTTTTATTGTGAAGGTCCGGTTGAGACTTTTGATGATGCCAATAAAACAGACAAGGAATTGTTTGGGAAAATCTTTCACGGAATGTTAAAGCGTGGGGTTCATTTGCCGCCGTCGCCATTTGAGGCATTCTTTCTTTCTAATTCATTGACTACAGAAGACCTTAGTTTCGTACTGACGGCTTTTGAAGAAACGATTAAAGAAATTAAGTAA
- a CDS encoding Tat (twin-arginine translocation) pathway signal sequence containing protein, whose protein sequence is MKRRDAIKTLMMVSGGVFMTPAWAFNWSEADVPEFKGSFTETEIKLISSIADTIIPSNGEIGALSVKVDVFLVGLISECYDEDFQADLKKHLDKLNQLAEKRNSISFNKCSPAEREKLLLKMQSANENQEAFFEFIKSQTIRGFETSKEVMVDYHNYVMMPGFYDGNVDVEA, encoded by the coding sequence ATGAAACGACGTGATGCCATCAAGACTTTGATGATGGTTTCAGGTGGTGTGTTTATGACGCCTGCCTGGGCTTTTAATTGGAGCGAAGCAGATGTGCCAGAATTCAAAGGAAGCTTCACAGAAACAGAAATAAAGCTTATCTCATCCATAGCTGATACCATCATCCCATCAAATGGAGAAATTGGGGCGCTATCTGTTAAAGTCGATGTGTTTTTAGTCGGACTAATTAGTGAGTGCTATGATGAAGACTTTCAGGCTGACTTGAAGAAACATCTTGATAAGCTTAATCAGTTAGCCGAAAAGAGGAACTCAATTTCTTTTAACAAATGCAGCCCAGCAGAACGGGAGAAACTGCTCTTGAAAATGCAGTCAGCAAATGAAAATCAGGAAGCGTTTTTTGAATTCATTAAATCCCAAACCATACGAGGATTTGAAACCTCGAAAGAAGTGATGGTCGATTACCATAACTATGTGATGATGCCCGGTTTTTATGATGGAAATGTAGATGTGGAGGCTTGA